The Longimicrobiales bacterium genome includes a window with the following:
- a CDS encoding fatty acid desaturase gives MTQTIVYKARRYDVTDWVDRHPGGPVIKDFVGQDVTCAFHMLHDMRNPIFLRLLEGMDIGPADDHPISDFDRDYLDLEQVFLDRGWFEVNYGWYAREVGVVLGLLVVAYIATGPILSGLFFGLFIHQAAFLAHDVAHDSVVPARWRRRASWLFGSVCFGISHEKWTREHNEHHLEANRPVSDPQMNSMPHLVYSRREIDDFERTRRPLTNWEKVKLATQHIWVLPVLLLYGRINIVSGDLRRAVRERDVHHLSAFAIHTLLWVTLLWLGWRGLETAVSASSIAAGAAYTAWFTVATLVISGSIHLQLILSHAYAPRLYKEEQEAMGMKFQALSNQNISTSLLDDWFHGGLQHHVEHHLFPRMPRHNLAKIRPYLRELCEKHGIEYKSDSFFRCILTMLKSLASASSGVRKDLRTRYLPG, from the coding sequence GTGACCCAGACGATCGTGTACAAGGCCCGTCGGTACGACGTCACCGACTGGGTCGACCGCCACCCGGGCGGACCCGTCATCAAGGATTTTGTGGGCCAGGATGTCACATGCGCGTTTCACATGCTTCACGACATGCGAAACCCGATTTTTCTACGGTTGCTCGAGGGGATGGACATAGGCCCGGCAGACGACCACCCGATCAGTGACTTCGATCGAGATTATCTGGATCTCGAACAAGTATTTCTCGATCGCGGCTGGTTCGAAGTAAACTACGGCTGGTATGCCAGAGAGGTGGGCGTGGTCTTGGGATTGCTGGTTGTCGCGTATATCGCCACCGGGCCGATCCTCAGCGGCTTATTCTTCGGCTTGTTCATTCACCAAGCCGCTTTTCTGGCCCACGATGTAGCACACGACAGCGTTGTTCCGGCTCGGTGGCGCCGCCGCGCTTCGTGGCTGTTCGGTAGTGTCTGCTTCGGTATTAGCCACGAAAAGTGGACGCGGGAGCACAATGAACATCACCTCGAGGCCAATCGCCCCGTGAGTGATCCTCAGATGAATAGTATGCCTCACCTCGTTTACAGTCGGCGTGAAATCGACGATTTCGAACGGACCCGACGGCCCTTGACCAACTGGGAGAAGGTGAAGCTGGCGACGCAGCACATCTGGGTGCTTCCCGTCCTGCTGCTATACGGTCGTATCAACATCGTGAGCGGAGACCTGCGGCGGGCCGTGCGGGAAAGGGATGTGCATCACCTTTCGGCGTTCGCCATTCACACGCTGTTGTGGGTCACTTTGTTGTGGCTAGGGTGGCGTGGATTGGAAACGGCGGTGTCGGCCTCGTCGATAGCAGCAGGCGCGGCGTACACCGCGTGGTTTACGGTCGCCACCCTGGTGATTTCGGGGAGCATCCATCTCCAGTTGATCCTCTCGCATGCTTATGCGCCCCGCTTGTACAAGGAGGAACAGGAGGCGATGGGGATGAAATTTCAGGCACTCTCGAACCAGAACATCTCGACGTCACTGCTCGACGATTGGTTTCACGGGGGGCTTCAGCACCATGTCGAGCATCATCTTTTCCCCCGAATGCCTAGGCACAACCTCGCGAAGATTCGTCCGTACCTGAGGGAGCTGTGCGAAAAGCATGGCATCGAATACAAGTCCGATTCGTTCTTTCGCTGCATCCTGACCATGCTGAAATCATTGGCCAGCGCGAGTTCTGGCGTGCGGAAGGACCTGCGCACGCGGTATCTGCCCGGCTAG
- a CDS encoding gamma-glutamyltransferase encodes MNRLRLLTFVAITLMLLTPNMVSAQRTQKPVLHAKHWIAITGKPMAATAGSMMYQRGGNAVDAAMAMLAATATMWDVLSWGGETQALVYHPGEQRVIGVNALGVAPAGATPDYFRERDMDYPPESGVDAMVTPGTPGGLMTMLAMWGKLSLSEVLAPAIEMTEGYPMEADAVRRINSSAESMQSWPYTSAVFFPDGPEGPEQGQLLVQDDLGVTLRKLVEAEADALADGVGREEAILAAYDRFYRGDIAAEYVRGAREQGSTVTMADLDAWQVYIEEPVMTTYKGIEVYKLAEWTQGPVMNQTLNILENFDLQEMGYNSARYVHTLYQAMNMAFADRDFYYGDPYFPPAEPIEGLLSKEYARERAGEIDWEQNDAKILPGDPYPFQGGVNPYQHLLERWAGGGRVITEEASAEEMDDFLEDFYGGTTSIQAADEEGWVVSITPSGGWIPAVIAGNTGIGMSQRAQSFVVNEIDNPFNMVEPSKRPRVTLTPGMSLKDGRPHLSFAVQGGDSQDQNLVQFFLNMVEFDMNVQEAVEAANINSFQMRGSFGDHATNPGGLLLQNATPPWVQTDLRRMGYQLQFAERTSGPINAIYFDWEHGSMWGGSSHHGDDYGVVW; translated from the coding sequence ATGAATCGCCTGCGTCTCCTGACGTTTGTCGCCATCACACTCATGTTGCTGACCCCGAACATGGTCTCCGCCCAACGCACCCAGAAGCCGGTGCTGCACGCGAAGCACTGGATTGCGATCACCGGCAAGCCGATGGCGGCCACCGCCGGTTCGATGATGTATCAGAGGGGCGGAAATGCGGTCGACGCCGCGATGGCGATGCTGGCGGCGACAGCCACGATGTGGGATGTGCTTTCCTGGGGAGGAGAGACGCAGGCACTGGTCTATCATCCGGGCGAACAGCGCGTGATCGGGGTCAATGCGCTTGGCGTGGCCCCGGCGGGCGCAACGCCGGACTACTTCCGCGAGCGGGACATGGACTATCCGCCGGAAAGCGGCGTGGACGCGATGGTCACACCGGGCACGCCGGGCGGCCTCATGACGATGCTAGCAATGTGGGGGAAGCTGTCCCTGTCCGAAGTGCTCGCGCCGGCGATCGAAATGACGGAAGGGTATCCCATGGAAGCGGATGCGGTGCGTCGCATAAATAGCTCGGCCGAGTCAATGCAATCCTGGCCTTACACGTCTGCAGTCTTCTTCCCGGATGGTCCCGAGGGACCCGAACAGGGTCAACTGCTCGTGCAGGACGATCTCGGCGTCACGCTTCGCAAGCTGGTGGAGGCGGAAGCCGACGCACTCGCGGACGGAGTGGGCCGTGAGGAAGCGATCCTCGCTGCCTACGATCGCTTCTACCGCGGTGACATCGCTGCAGAGTACGTGCGGGGAGCTCGCGAGCAGGGTTCGACCGTCACGATGGCCGACCTGGACGCATGGCAGGTCTACATCGAAGAGCCGGTCATGACCACATACAAGGGAATCGAGGTCTACAAGCTGGCGGAGTGGACTCAAGGGCCGGTCATGAATCAGACCCTGAACATCCTTGAGAACTTCGATCTCCAGGAGATGGGATACAACAGCGCTCGGTATGTGCACACGCTGTATCAGGCGATGAATATGGCGTTCGCCGATCGTGACTTTTACTACGGTGACCCGTACTTCCCGCCGGCTGAACCGATCGAGGGCCTCCTGTCCAAGGAGTATGCACGGGAACGTGCCGGGGAGATCGACTGGGAGCAGAACGACGCCAAGATTCTGCCTGGTGATCCGTATCCCTTCCAGGGCGGGGTGAACCCATACCAGCACTTGCTCGAGCGCTGGGCGGGTGGTGGTCGAGTCATCACGGAAGAGGCTAGTGCCGAGGAGATGGACGACTTCCTTGAGGACTTCTATGGAGGCACAACGTCGATCCAGGCAGCAGACGAGGAAGGGTGGGTCGTGTCTATAACACCGTCCGGTGGTTGGATTCCGGCTGTCATCGCCGGAAACACCGGCATCGGCATGAGCCAGCGCGCCCAGTCGTTCGTGGTCAACGAGATCGACAACCCCTTCAACATGGTCGAGCCGAGCAAGCGGCCGCGGGTCACCCTGACGCCGGGGATGTCACTCAAGGACGGCCGTCCTCACCTGTCCTTCGCTGTACAGGGTGGAGATTCTCAGGATCAGAACCTCGTTCAGTTCTTTCTGAACATGGTCGAGTTCGACATGAACGTTCAGGAGGCGGTCGAGGCCGCGAACATCAACTCGTTTCAGATGCGTGGATCGTTCGGAGATCACGCGACCAACCCCGGAGGACTCCTCCTGCAGAACGCAACTCCGCCCTGGGTTCAGACGGATCTGCGGCGGATGGGCTATCAGCTTCAGTTCGCCGAGCGGACCTCGGGTCCGATCAACGCGATCTACTTCGACTGGGAGCACGGTTCGATGTGGGGTGGATCAAGCCACCACGGCGACGACTACGGAGTGGTCTGGTAG
- a CDS encoding S8 family serine peptidase, producing MRYTIALSFLALLCASSTDLSAQVERRPFLFKDSRGELAQARARGESDVLLVIAAQIGQNAQVANVIAQAGGVIQFRSDDVDYIRARVPIDGVEGVVTHSSVHSVDISIHRRSRAFSRADREPADVPTSPLPSNARLVSDTIIEAWPPVLGDYPLRNRYSPLHDVRAVEFREANPTYDGRGVKIAMIDMNPDMLLPELQQAMTIDGEPIPKIAGYGTALDVDEEDDGRWVRMDDIVDVASTDFTFGDETYTAPRAGTFRVAHFNEVTADTAGTYGSQGLDRDVNRDGNPEASSRLFAVLWDETSDEVWVDTDQDLSFTNEKALTDHAVRPEFGVFGTDDPDTPIRESIGFGVQIDQDRKLVALNLGIASHASLVVGAAVGSRGESGKFDGMAPGAQLISISEGGSAYGQTESTILSVIDHGADVVYFEQSSNITRTYLLRDGRLVPTVIYERLVENFGASILSPTHNYPILGGIDDFVLAKGVIGVNGHESKENFFINHGVRVEHEDNLLITGGYGPMGNGALQPDIISPSNYVSTALGFIEGRAIPGLYQLPPGYTIAGGTSTATPTAAGSVAMLISAAKQEGVGYDPYRLKYAVTRGARWVPHLRANTQGNGVISVAGAWDILKRLDAGGQMIEIEGRAPVRHPYSHMLATPHEGVGLYERDGWNVGDRGQRMITLTRTSGPSGPMTFTVNWAGNDHRTFSAPSTVTLPLNQSVDVPITIAPTQHGAHTAHFTLDHPDVPGYAYRTLATIVAAETLNAENGFTMKNETEVPRPGIESFFYNVPEGVTALKVDLTWEDREVSLAVSRPDTRSAGGERITTDSGVSQMINGPAAGVWEVRLTDVADTRTFDWEQAKKLEPVPPTPATVTITALSAGVSVMAHGGSVDTSGSDTEGTTYDLWITNPMAKFDGGAVNTPLGSARAETHEITEKEQHVFEIEVLPGSTGLIARAFDATDSDADLDVYVFDCTGDECTPARTDADPEGDESEFVSDPAAGTWKIVVDASNVPSGSTSYQYLDVVFNPSYGTVSVADIPQERAEGSRWMAKAHTWTAGMTHDPGRRPYAALVVEGRTTGGETFLVNLLELATAPALVSQDRQSGGR from the coding sequence ATGCGGTACACCATCGCGCTTTCCTTCCTCGCACTCCTGTGCGCCTCCTCCACGGACCTCTCCGCTCAGGTCGAGCGGCGACCGTTCCTGTTCAAGGATTCTCGCGGTGAACTCGCACAAGCAAGAGCGCGTGGAGAGTCGGACGTGCTGCTCGTCATCGCTGCTCAGATCGGGCAGAACGCACAGGTCGCGAACGTCATAGCGCAGGCCGGTGGGGTGATCCAATTCCGGTCCGACGACGTGGATTATATCCGCGCTCGCGTACCTATCGATGGGGTAGAAGGCGTAGTCACGCATTCCTCCGTCCATAGCGTCGACATATCAATCCACCGCAGATCACGCGCATTCAGTCGTGCAGACCGGGAGCCCGCAGACGTACCGACAAGTCCTCTCCCTTCCAATGCGCGCCTCGTGTCCGACACGATCATCGAGGCCTGGCCCCCGGTGCTCGGTGACTACCCGCTCCGGAATCGGTACAGCCCGCTTCATGACGTGCGGGCTGTGGAATTCCGCGAGGCCAACCCTACGTACGACGGACGTGGTGTGAAGATCGCGATGATCGACATGAATCCCGACATGCTTCTACCAGAACTACAGCAGGCGATGACGATCGACGGTGAGCCGATCCCCAAGATCGCCGGGTACGGCACAGCGCTCGACGTCGACGAGGAGGACGACGGTCGATGGGTCCGCATGGACGACATCGTGGACGTCGCGTCGACCGATTTCACGTTCGGGGACGAGACCTACACCGCGCCACGCGCGGGGACCTTCCGCGTCGCACACTTCAACGAAGTCACGGCTGATACCGCAGGCACCTACGGAAGCCAGGGCCTTGACCGGGACGTGAACCGAGACGGGAATCCGGAAGCTTCGAGTCGCCTCTTCGCGGTCCTTTGGGACGAGACGTCGGACGAGGTGTGGGTCGATACGGATCAGGACCTCAGCTTCACGAACGAAAAGGCACTGACCGACCATGCGGTGCGTCCGGAATTCGGTGTCTTCGGCACGGACGATCCCGACACGCCAATCCGCGAGTCCATCGGCTTCGGGGTGCAGATCGATCAGGACCGGAAGCTCGTCGCTCTAAACCTCGGTATCGCCAGCCACGCGTCGCTCGTGGTGGGAGCCGCCGTGGGGAGCCGTGGAGAGAGCGGGAAGTTCGACGGGATGGCGCCGGGCGCCCAGCTCATCAGTATCTCCGAGGGCGGATCGGCATACGGCCAGACCGAGTCGACCATACTGTCCGTGATCGACCACGGCGCCGACGTCGTCTACTTCGAGCAGAGCTCGAACATCACGCGCACGTACCTGCTCCGCGACGGTCGCCTGGTACCGACCGTCATCTATGAGCGATTGGTCGAGAATTTTGGCGCTTCGATCCTGTCACCGACGCACAATTATCCGATTCTGGGCGGCATCGACGACTTCGTTCTCGCCAAGGGCGTGATCGGAGTGAACGGCCACGAGAGCAAGGAGAACTTCTTCATCAATCACGGGGTCCGGGTCGAGCACGAAGACAATCTGCTCATCACCGGCGGGTATGGGCCCATGGGCAACGGGGCGTTGCAGCCCGACATCATTTCGCCGTCCAACTATGTGAGCACGGCGCTCGGCTTCATCGAAGGTCGCGCGATCCCCGGCCTGTATCAGCTCCCTCCCGGCTATACCATCGCCGGCGGAACTTCGACCGCCACGCCGACGGCGGCCGGTTCGGTCGCGATGTTGATCAGCGCCGCGAAGCAGGAGGGAGTCGGCTATGACCCGTACCGATTGAAGTACGCTGTGACACGCGGAGCGCGATGGGTCCCGCACCTCCGCGCGAACACACAGGGTAACGGCGTCATCAGCGTGGCTGGTGCGTGGGACATCCTGAAGCGCCTCGACGCTGGCGGGCAGATGATCGAGATCGAGGGTCGGGCGCCGGTTCGGCATCCGTACAGCCACATGCTTGCGACGCCGCACGAAGGCGTCGGCCTCTACGAACGGGACGGCTGGAACGTGGGTGATCGCGGACAACGCATGATCACTCTGACGCGCACGAGCGGGCCGAGCGGACCCATGACCTTCACGGTGAACTGGGCCGGCAACGACCACCGCACCTTCTCGGCGCCCTCGACCGTGACGCTACCTCTCAATCAGTCCGTAGACGTGCCGATCACGATTGCGCCGACCCAACATGGCGCACACACGGCGCACTTCACGCTCGATCACCCGGACGTGCCCGGATACGCCTACCGGACACTGGCAACCATCGTCGCCGCCGAGACGCTGAACGCCGAAAACGGGTTCACCATGAAGAACGAGACCGAGGTTCCCCGCCCTGGTATCGAGAGCTTCTTCTACAACGTTCCGGAAGGAGTCACCGCGCTCAAAGTCGACCTGACGTGGGAGGACCGGGAGGTGAGTCTGGCGGTCTCCCGACCAGACACACGGTCGGCCGGTGGTGAGCGCATCACTACGGACAGCGGCGTCAGCCAGATGATCAACGGCCCGGCGGCCGGTGTGTGGGAGGTCCGTCTGACCGACGTGGCGGACACCCGGACCTTCGATTGGGAGCAGGCCAAGAAGCTGGAGCCCGTTCCTCCTACGCCCGCGACCGTGACAATCACGGCGCTTTCGGCGGGAGTGAGCGTGATGGCGCACGGTGGCTCCGTCGATACGTCCGGAAGCGATACCGAGGGCACGACCTACGATCTGTGGATCACGAATCCGATGGCGAAGTTCGACGGTGGAGCGGTCAATACGCCTCTGGGCAGCGCGCGCGCGGAAACGCATGAGATCACGGAGAAAGAACAGCATGTCTTCGAGATCGAGGTCCTCCCGGGTTCGACCGGACTCATCGCCCGTGCGTTCGATGCTACCGACTCGGACGCTGATCTCGATGTGTACGTCTTTGACTGCACGGGCGACGAATGCACCCCCGCAAGGACGGACGCCGACCCGGAAGGCGACGAATCGGAATTCGTGAGCGACCCCGCCGCCGGCACCTGGAAGATCGTCGTGGACGCTTCGAACGTTCCCTCGGGTTCGACGTCGTATCAGTACCTCGACGTCGTTTTCAACCCGTCCTACGGAACGGTCAGCGTAGCCGACATCCCGCAGGAGCGCGCGGAAGGAAGCCGCTGGATGGCCAAGGCGCATACCTGGACCGCGGGCATGACCCATGATCCCGGCAGGAGACCCTACGCAGCGCTCGTCGTCGAGGGACGGACCACCGGGGGCGAGACATTCCTGGTGAACCTGCTTGAACTGGCTACTGCACCGGCACTCGTATCTCAAGACAGACAGAGCGGAGGACGCTAA